In Euphorbia lathyris chromosome 9, ddEupLath1.1, whole genome shotgun sequence, the following are encoded in one genomic region:
- the LOC136206800 gene encoding transcriptional adapter ADA2b yields MGRSRGNFHSTDEDPTQRSRRKKNSATGENLESSSIGQGTSDGKRALYHCNYCNKDITGKIRIKCAMCPDFDLCIECFSVGAEVQPHKSNHPYRVMDNLSFPLICADWNADDEILLLEGIEMYGLGNWAEVAEHVGTKSKEMCIEHYTFVYMNSPYFPLPDMSHVIGKNRKELLAMAKGLGEDKKGSSMLGEHVVKEESPFSPSRVKVEEMHKGGSSSRLLSTLNSDVESGVHPNNIINAAATAATKKASKMARIKDVPSVVKVEDPQVDRSFKGKKRHYSMIEGSLVESSGYNSKRQEFDPEYDNDAEQLLAEMEFKDADTEDERELKLRVLRIYGKRLDERKRRKVFILERNLLYPYHFEKDLSLEEKTLCRRYDIFMRFHSKEEHEDLLQTVIAEHRALKRIQELKEARAAGCRTSVEADRYLEEKRKKEAEENSQRAKESGPVGPSNQGGPNVFIASDSVGKDTNSRPGQGYANDFDTLGIYDTRLLSEAERRLCHEIKLPPPLYLKMQEVIVKEIFCGNVLRKSDAHPLFKLESSKVDRVYDVLVKKGIAQP; encoded by the exons ATGGGTCGTTCTCGTGGGAATTTTCACTCCACTGACGAGGACCCAACCCAGAG atcaaggagaaagaagaATTCGGCTACTGGAGAAAACTTAGAATCTTCCTCCATAG GTCAAGGAACAAGCGATGGGAAGAGGGCTCTATACCATTGCAATTATTGCAACAAAGATATAACTGGGAAGATCCGTATCAAGTGTGCAATGTGCCCAGACTTTGACCTATGTATAGAATGTTTCTCTGTTGGAGCTGAGGTGCAACCTCATAAAAGCAATCACCCTTACCGGGTTATG GATAATTTATCTTTTCCACTTATTTGTGCGGACTGGAATGCAGATGATGAAATACTGCTTTTagag GGAATTGAAATGTATGGACTGGGAAACTGGGCAGAAGTTGCTGAGCATGTGGGGACGAAAAGCAAAGAAATGTGTATAGAACACTACACATTTGTATATATGAACTCTCCATATTTCCCTCTTCCA GATATGTCGCATGTAATCGGGAAAAATAGGAAGGAGCTTCTTGCTATGGCCAAAGGACTCGGAGAGGACAAAAAAG GATCTTCTATGCTTGGGGAGCATGTTGTAAAGGAAGAGTCCCCATTTTCTCCTTCTAGAGTCAA AGTTGAGGAAATGCACAAAGGTGGTTCTTCTAGCCGATTATTATCTACCTTAAATTCAG ATGTAGAATCTGGGGTTCATCCTAATAACATCATAAATGCAGCAGCAACAGCTGCAACTAAGAAGGCATCCAAAATGGCCCGCATTAAAGATGTTCCCAGTGTTGTTAAAGTGGAAG ATCCTCAAGTAGACAGGAGTTTTAAGGGGAAAAAACGGCACTATTCTATGATTGAGGGGTCTTTGGTTGAGTCAAGTGGTTATAACTCTAAGAGACAGGAATTTGATCCTGAATATGATAATGATGCTGAGCAATTACTAGCTGAGATGGAATTCAAAGATGCTGACACTGAAGATGAGCGTGAGTTGAAGTTGCGAGTGTTGCGTATCTATGGAAAGAG GCTTGACGAAAGAAAGCGGAGAAAAGTGTTTATTTTGGAAAGAAATTTGCTATATCCATATCATTTTGAGAAGGACTTATCACTTGAAGAGAAGACTCTGTGTCGACGTTATGATATCTTCATGCGTTTTCATTCCAAGGAAGAGCACGAGGATTTGCTTCAGACTGTTATAGCAGAGCATAGGGCTCTGAAAAGAATTCAAGAACTTAAG GAAGCCCGAGCTGCTGGTTGTCGTACATCTGTTGAGGCAGATAGATATctagaagagaaaagaaaaaaggaagccGAAGAAAATTCCCAGAGAGCAAAAGAAAGTGGCCCAGTTGGTCCAAGCAACCAGGGAGGTCCTAATGTTTTCATTGCTTCAGATTCGGTTGGCAAGGATACAAACTCAAGACCTGGACAGGGCTATGCTAATGACTTTGATACTTTGGGCATTTATGACACACGATTACTTTCCGAAGCT GAGAGACGGCTTTGTCATGAGATTAAGTTGCCTCCTCCCCTGTATCTGAAGATGCAAGAGGTGATAGTAAAAGAAATCTTCTGCGGGAATGTGTTGAGGAAATCTGATGCACATCCTCTTTTCAAGCTTGAATCCAGCAAAGTGGATAGAGTTTATGATGTACTTGTGAAGAAAGGGATTGCCCAACCATAA
- the LOC136206302 gene encoding uncharacterized protein, which translates to MQTSSLRSQFHLLGSTNSQTFITPFKTQLPKQIKTYPRRSVQPTRSSNADKTREIELIKKSSEEEESRKGYMRMVVVGGASIGLMLFITGIIDDDQKALAFGPEGPLMEEFWDNVRRYALYALTVSTGALYTILVPIVELLKNPISALLVILIFGGSFFIMSQVLSAMVGVTDFSYDYNY; encoded by the coding sequence ATGCAGACGAGCAGTCTGAGATCCCAATTTCACCTGTTAGGATCCACAAATTCTCAAACTTTTATCACCCCTTTCAAAACCCAATTACCAAAACAGATAAAAACTTACCCCAGAAGAAGTGTACAACCCACAAGATCCTCAAATGCTGATAAAACAAGGGAAATAGAGTTAATAAAGAaaagctcagaagaagaagaatccaGAAAAGGGTACATGAGAATGGTGGTAGTAGGAGGTGCATCCATAGGATTGATGTTGTTTATAACAGGAATAATAGATGATGATCAAAAGGCATTAGCTTTTGGACCAGAAGGTCCCTTAATGGAAGAGTTTTGGGATAATGTAAGAAGATATGCACTTTATGCTCTCACAGTAAGTACAGGTGCTCTTTACACTATCTTAGTCCCTATAGTTGAATTGCTAAAGAATCCCATTTCTGCACTTCTAGTTATCCTTATTTTTGGGGGTAGTTTTTTCATTATGTCTCAAGTGCTTTCTGCTATGGTTGGTGTCACTGATTTTTCTTATGATTATAATTATTAG